The Hydrogenobacter thermophilus TK-6 genome window below encodes:
- a CDS encoding NADH-quinone oxidoreductase subunit C yields the protein MYLEEEISETEIYGKVESIIKKGGYLLSIVCSDERALGEDFVIRYFFREEGIKVLKLCVGTKFPSITSLCPAAKNYEREIRDMFGLVPEGHPDSRSLMLYPENWDPSIHPLRKDYDGKKPEFKKYGIYRYKEVFGEGINKVLVGPIHAGIIEPGHFRFSLAGEAILQLEIRHFWKHRGVEKVCEGKNPEEALRIVSRISGDNAVNISLAYLNAVETLLGIKLSQRVSYLRCVLAELERIWNHVRDLGWLFMDIGFPLPAQHLFSIQEQLMRLNKVITGHRFMFDAFSIGGVNVKIEDEEKRLIDKMLTLVEKETKEVERFAIETPSVRDRFETTGRIFRKTAMELSLCGVCARASGLKRDTRVELPYLAYKDFDVNVPISEQGDVMARFMIRVEEIYQSVNLIRGFLENLPNDNAEKQNLLFPYSWSVGNAETPRGNAFFFVMLDEKGNIYRLKYTDPSFRNWPAIQYAVLGDIIADFPLVNKSMNLSYSGNDL from the coding sequence ATGTATCTGGAGGAAGAGATATCCGAGACGGAAATTTATGGCAAGGTTGAAAGCATTATAAAAAAAGGTGGATATCTGCTTAGCATAGTTTGTAGCGACGAGAGGGCTTTAGGAGAAGATTTTGTTATAAGATACTTCTTCAGGGAGGAGGGAATTAAGGTTTTGAAACTTTGCGTAGGAACTAAATTTCCATCCATAACTTCTTTATGCCCAGCTGCTAAAAACTACGAGAGGGAAATAAGGGATATGTTTGGATTGGTGCCAGAAGGACATCCTGACAGTAGGAGTCTTATGCTATATCCAGAGAACTGGGACCCCTCCATACACCCTCTACGGAAGGATTACGATGGTAAAAAACCTGAGTTTAAGAAATACGGCATATATAGATATAAAGAGGTTTTTGGTGAAGGCATTAACAAAGTTCTCGTAGGTCCTATACATGCAGGTATCATCGAGCCAGGACACTTTAGATTTTCCCTCGCTGGCGAAGCCATACTACAGCTGGAGATAAGACACTTTTGGAAACACAGAGGTGTAGAAAAGGTATGTGAGGGGAAAAATCCAGAAGAGGCCCTTAGGATAGTCAGCCGTATATCTGGGGACAACGCGGTCAATATATCCCTCGCATACTTGAATGCGGTGGAAACCCTTTTGGGTATAAAGCTTTCCCAAAGAGTGAGTTATCTAAGATGTGTCCTTGCAGAGCTTGAAAGAATCTGGAACCATGTTAGGGATTTAGGTTGGCTATTTATGGACATAGGCTTTCCTCTACCAGCCCAGCACTTATTTTCCATTCAAGAACAGCTTATGAGATTGAACAAGGTAATTACTGGACACAGGTTTATGTTTGACGCCTTCTCTATAGGTGGTGTGAATGTAAAAATAGAAGATGAAGAGAAGAGATTGATAGATAAAATGCTTACACTGGTGGAGAAAGAAACAAAAGAGGTTGAAAGGTTTGCCATAGAAACACCATCGGTTAGAGATAGATTTGAAACAACCGGTAGGATTTTCAGAAAAACGGCGATGGAATTATCTTTGTGTGGAGTTTGTGCCAGAGCATCAGGCTTAAAAAGGGACACAAGAGTGGAGTTACCCTATTTAGCGTACAAAGATTTTGATGTAAATGTACCTATAAGCGAGCAAGGTGATGTTATGGCAAGGTTTATGATAAGGGTTGAGGAAATTTACCAATCGGTAAATCTTATAAGAGGCTTTTTAGAAAATCTTCCCAATGATAATGCAGAGAAGCAAAACTTACTTTTTCCTTACTCATGGAGTGTGGGCAACGCTGAAACCCCAAGAGGTAATGCCTTTTTCTTTGTGATGCTTGATGAGAAAGGTAATATATACAGGTTAAAGTACACAGACCCATCTTTTAGAAATTGGCCTGCTATACAGTATGCAGTTCTTGGGGATATAATAGCAGACTTTCCTCTTGTAAATAAAAGTATGAACCTCTCTTATTCGGGGAACGATCTTTAA
- a CDS encoding NADH-quinone oxidoreductase subunit B family protein yields MFFLLKRSFRVKTEDLKVKHKKVISLFIREVDTGSCNACEIEVANLNNPYYDVERFGIKFVASPKHADVLLITGCVTRNMLIPMIKAYENAPAPKFVLTVGDCTAECPYFKDSYAVEGPVSKHLPVHVHVPGCPPEPAQVIEGLLKLSHFADKDL; encoded by the coding sequence GTGTTTTTTCTTTTGAAAAGATCCTTCCGGGTGAAGACAGAAGATTTAAAGGTGAAACATAAAAAGGTCATTAGTCTATTTATAAGAGAAGTGGATACAGGTTCGTGTAATGCTTGCGAGATTGAAGTAGCAAATCTTAACAACCCATACTACGATGTAGAAAGATTTGGCATAAAGTTTGTCGCCTCACCCAAACATGCCGATGTTTTGCTCATAACAGGATGCGTTACAAGAAACATGTTGATACCTATGATAAAAGCTTATGAAAATGCTCCCGCTCCGAAGTTTGTATTGACCGTTGGGGACTGCACCGCTGAATGCCCCTACTTCAAAGATTCTTACGCAGTAGAGGGTCCTGTATCAAAACACTTGCCTGTACATGTACATGTACCAGGCTGTCCTCCTGAACCAGCACAGGTAATAGAAGGTCTTTTAAAGCTGAGTCATTTTGCAGATAAAGACTTATAA
- the folK gene encoding 2-amino-4-hydroxy-6-hydroxymethyldihydropteridine diphosphokinase, translating to MREKCMPVCYISFGSNWGDRVQNILKAISLVANLGNLEAVSTVYESLPWGIENQPPFLNGVLKLNTNLGPIRLLKELKEIERYIGRKERYRWGPREIDLDILLYDGYILMLSFLRIPHPYMLERDFVLFPLLELDENLIHPTLGQPIKLFAQSLKNNLKPYACITSYFLHTAPNSRV from the coding sequence GTGAGGGAAAAGTGTATGCCTGTTTGCTACATTTCCTTTGGAAGCAATTGGGGAGATAGAGTGCAGAACATACTAAAAGCTATCTCTTTAGTGGCAAATTTGGGAAATCTGGAGGCTGTATCCACTGTATATGAGAGTCTGCCATGGGGTATAGAAAACCAGCCACCTTTCTTAAATGGCGTTCTAAAGTTAAATACCAACCTTGGGCCTATAAGACTTCTGAAGGAGCTAAAGGAGATAGAAAGGTACATAGGAAGAAAGGAACGCTACAGATGGGGTCCCAGAGAGATTGATTTGGATATTTTACTTTACGATGGCTATATTTTAATGCTCAGTTTTTTAAGGATACCCCATCCGTATATGCTGGAGAGGGACTTTGTACTTTTCCCTCTCCTTGAGCTGGACGAAAACCTCATTCACCCCACTTTAGGACAGCCCATAAAGCTCTTTGCCCAAAGTCTTAAAAACAACCTCAAACCCTACGCCTGTATCACTTCTTACTTTTTACATACTGCTCCCAATTCTCGGGTGTAA
- a CDS encoding cysteine desulfurase family protein, whose product MFIKKVGQRVVYLDHIATTPVAQEVLEAMLPYFREHFGNPTSLHSFGQVTKKAINSAREKIATLINANSPEEIVFTSGGIEANNLAIKGIAEAYEKKGRHIVSTEIEHHSVLHPLKTLERKGWEVTYLKPDRYGLIHPDQVSEAVRTDTVLVSIGHSNREIGTVQDIKSLVQAAKSKNPKVIFHTDAAPTLGHYPVDVKDWGVDAASFTAHLMYGPKGVGALWTRKGVKIRPLIEGGTQERGVRAGTENVPGIVGFGAAAELTMKELQDRMTRLSHYRDKLRKALEERLDYIEFTGHPTQRLPHHLSLIVHLIEGEAMLLRLDLMGIETASGSACVSLALKQSHVLFAVGVPKEVANGSLVFSFGRDNTEEDVDYVIEEFPKIIKLLRQISPFTPENWEQYVKSKK is encoded by the coding sequence ATGTTTATAAAAAAGGTAGGTCAGAGGGTAGTTTATCTTGACCACATTGCTACCACACCTGTTGCACAGGAAGTTCTGGAGGCTATGCTTCCTTACTTTAGAGAGCATTTTGGAAATCCCACATCCCTTCACAGCTTTGGTCAGGTCACCAAAAAAGCTATAAACTCTGCGAGGGAAAAGATAGCAACGCTCATAAATGCCAATAGCCCTGAAGAAATAGTTTTCACCTCGGGTGGTATAGAAGCCAACAACTTGGCAATAAAGGGAATAGCGGAAGCTTACGAAAAGAAGGGCAGACACATAGTATCCACCGAGATAGAGCACCACTCAGTTTTGCACCCTCTAAAAACCTTAGAGAGAAAGGGCTGGGAAGTTACCTACCTAAAGCCAGATAGATACGGTCTCATACATCCGGATCAGGTAAGCGAGGCAGTAAGGACAGACACAGTCCTTGTGAGTATAGGCCACTCCAACAGAGAGATAGGCACTGTTCAGGATATAAAGAGTCTTGTTCAGGCAGCAAAGTCTAAGAATCCCAAAGTTATATTCCATACGGATGCCGCACCAACGCTCGGACATTATCCTGTAGATGTAAAGGACTGGGGTGTGGATGCTGCATCTTTTACCGCACACCTCATGTATGGACCCAAGGGCGTGGGTGCTCTGTGGACAAGAAAGGGAGTGAAAATAAGACCCTTAATAGAAGGTGGTACGCAGGAAAGAGGTGTAAGGGCCGGTACGGAAAACGTACCAGGTATAGTAGGCTTTGGTGCCGCCGCAGAGCTAACCATGAAGGAACTCCAGGATAGGATGACAAGACTTTCCCATTACAGGGATAAGTTAAGAAAAGCTCTTGAAGAAAGGCTTGATTACATTGAATTTACGGGACATCCAACTCAAAGGCTTCCACATCACCTATCTCTGATAGTGCATTTGATTGAAGGCGAGGCTATGCTTTTAAGACTTGACCTTATGGGTATAGAAACCGCTTCAGGTTCCGCTTGCGTCTCTTTGGCACTCAAGCAATCGCATGTACTTTTTGCAGTAGGTGTGCCAAAGGAGGTAGCCAACGGATCGCTGGTTTTTAGCTTTGGCAGGGACAATACGGAAGAGGATGTGGACTATGTAATAGAAGAATTTCCCAAGATTATAAAGCTTCTTAGACAGATCTCACCCTTTACACCCGAGAATTGGGAGCAGTATGTAAAAAGTAAGAAGTGA
- a CDS encoding Mrp/NBP35 family ATP-binding protein — protein MAVKDIMDALREASVDNTKLTELIKDIKLIGSSLEVVYRLPKKELEEEIRRKTYQALENLPDVKNVNIRFVEGVPEVPPAFGQPAFTRRRVEGVKHLIAVGSGKGGVGKSTVAANLAVALSKLGYQVGLLDADIYGPSIPTLFGVKGERVHVDERNRLIPIEKYGIKILSIGFLLPSEDTPVIWRGPMLMKALTQFLFDVNWGNLDYLVLDLPPGTGDVQLTLAQNVDMTGAIVVTTPQDVALADVKKATAMFKEVNVPVLGVIENMAYFICPESGNKYYVFGKGKVLEFVRAYQLQVLGSIPMDPQVAETSDTGMPITLTNPESEVSKAFYAIAKLVSERILRR, from the coding sequence ATGGCAGTAAAGGACATAATGGACGCCCTGAGGGAAGCGAGCGTAGACAACACTAAACTGACTGAACTGATAAAGGACATTAAACTCATAGGCTCTTCCCTTGAGGTAGTCTACAGGCTCCCCAAAAAGGAGCTTGAGGAGGAAATAAGGCGAAAAACCTATCAAGCCCTTGAAAACTTGCCAGATGTAAAAAATGTAAACATAAGGTTTGTGGAGGGTGTCCCTGAAGTGCCACCAGCTTTTGGACAGCCAGCATTTACAAGAAGAAGAGTTGAAGGCGTTAAACACCTCATAGCGGTAGGCAGTGGAAAGGGAGGAGTTGGTAAGTCAACAGTGGCAGCTAACTTGGCGGTAGCTCTCTCAAAACTTGGATACCAAGTTGGTCTTCTGGATGCGGATATATACGGTCCCAGCATCCCCACCCTCTTTGGTGTAAAAGGTGAGAGAGTACATGTAGATGAAAGAAACAGGCTAATACCCATAGAAAAATACGGTATAAAGATACTCTCCATAGGCTTTCTATTGCCTTCGGAAGACACGCCCGTTATCTGGAGAGGTCCCATGCTCATGAAAGCTCTTACGCAATTTCTCTTTGATGTAAACTGGGGAAACCTTGACTATCTTGTTCTTGACCTTCCTCCGGGAACAGGAGATGTACAATTGACGCTTGCCCAGAATGTGGATATGACGGGAGCCATAGTAGTTACCACACCTCAGGATGTAGCTCTGGCTGATGTGAAAAAGGCAACAGCCATGTTTAAGGAGGTAAATGTGCCGGTGCTTGGTGTTATAGAAAACATGGCTTACTTTATCTGTCCAGAAAGCGGCAACAAATACTATGTTTTTGGTAAGGGTAAGGTTTTGGAGTTTGTCAGAGCGTACCAGCTGCAGGTTCTTGGCTCTATACCCATGGACCCACAGGTGGCAGAAACATCCGATACAGGTATGCCTATTACTCTTACCAATCCTGAGTCAGAAGTTTCCAAAGCTTTTTATGCCATAGCAAAGCTTGTTTCAGAGAGAATTTTAAGGAGGTAA
- a CDS encoding twitching motility protein, with protein MNYVSQILSYISSTPDITEIYLVPKAPPVDKKDGKLIKITDNVFTPEDVRDTLLALKSYASPLLGPLGSEGTFSFGIQNVGRLRVSYVTQRGSYVVNIVKIPYQVPLLENVCQDPKTVQHIDELIRLYTSGIVLVLGNSHARVSTFVYSFLQHISRNYQKIILVLEKPLSFLLKHDKSLVIQREVGLDTPTFEEGLRDVAYVNPDIVYVSYREILLAEEVLHIINVVDLNTLVIFHSPYMSEEAVLKSFERHKKLVRSVIKVGPSDDGKLSIAITNTAP; from the coding sequence ATGAATTATGTATCCCAGATCCTAAGCTACATAAGTAGTACACCTGATATAACCGAAATATACCTTGTTCCCAAGGCTCCACCTGTTGATAAGAAAGATGGTAAGCTCATAAAGATAACGGACAATGTGTTTACTCCTGAGGATGTAAGGGACACTCTTTTAGCCTTGAAAAGCTATGCATCCCCCCTTTTGGGTCCTCTGGGAAGTGAAGGCACCTTCTCTTTTGGCATACAAAATGTAGGAAGGTTGAGGGTGAGTTATGTAACCCAGCGAGGAAGTTATGTGGTAAACATAGTTAAAATCCCTTATCAAGTACCGCTTTTAGAAAATGTGTGTCAAGACCCCAAGACAGTTCAGCACATAGATGAGCTGATAAGACTTTACACTTCTGGCATTGTGCTTGTACTTGGTAATAGCCATGCAAGAGTGAGTACCTTTGTATACTCTTTCCTTCAACACATATCCAGAAACTACCAAAAGATCATCCTCGTTCTTGAAAAACCCCTTTCATTCCTTCTCAAGCACGACAAGTCCTTGGTTATACAGAGAGAGGTAGGTTTGGATACGCCTACCTTTGAAGAAGGACTCAGAGATGTAGCTTATGTCAATCCAGACATAGTGTATGTAAGCTACAGGGAGATCCTTCTGGCGGAAGAGGTCCTTCACATAATAAATGTGGTGGACCTGAATACTCTGGTAATATTTCACTCACCTTACATGAGTGAGGAAGCTGTTTTAAAAAGCTTTGAGAGACATAAGAAATTGGTTAGGTCTGTTATAAAGGTTGGTCCATCCGATGATGGAAAGCTAAGTATTGCCATTACAAACACAGCACCTTAG
- a CDS encoding type III PLP-dependent enzyme produces MVKESLDRRELQFQFAKRYFEEFISQRLHLQPYLKPQETPLLLLDLEGIKRRYKEIELYMPNFRIYYAVKANDHTSVIKALSEKGSGFEVASLEELKKVLSLKVEPERIISSNPVKSEEFIDYAYSVHVNRFAVDSFTEVEKIAKVAKRARVYVRLVVPNEGSDWPLSKKFGVDVDTAIDILEYAREKGLVPYGITFHVGSQCNNYRNWFIAIRKSAELWEKAKRRGFRLQMLNMGGGIPVKYTYEALRIEDIAYYIKGLLQKFFPNPPHELQIEPGRGIVGDQGIMITRIIGKAKRNDENWLYVDTGVFNGLAEALGGIRYPFYIDREGELKEWTIGGVSCDSMDVIAKMVALPEPEVGDHLYILSAGAYTTVYASNFNGFPMPKVLCL; encoded by the coding sequence ATGGTTAAAGAGTCCTTAGACCGGCGGGAGCTTCAGTTCCAGTTTGCCAAAAGATACTTTGAGGAGTTTATCTCCCAAAGACTTCACCTTCAGCCTTACCTAAAGCCCCAAGAAACCCCCCTCTTGCTTCTGGACCTTGAAGGTATAAAGCGCAGGTATAAAGAGATAGAGCTTTACATGCCCAACTTCAGAATATACTATGCGGTGAAAGCTAACGACCATACGAGTGTAATAAAAGCGCTATCAGAGAAAGGTTCAGGTTTTGAGGTAGCATCTTTGGAGGAGCTAAAAAAGGTGCTTAGCCTGAAAGTTGAGCCTGAAAGGATCATCTCCAGCAATCCTGTAAAGTCAGAGGAGTTTATAGATTACGCTTACTCTGTCCATGTAAATCGTTTCGCGGTGGATTCCTTTACAGAGGTGGAAAAAATAGCTAAGGTGGCAAAGCGGGCAAGGGTGTATGTTAGGTTAGTAGTTCCCAACGAGGGTAGTGATTGGCCACTCTCTAAGAAGTTTGGTGTTGATGTGGATACTGCCATTGATATACTTGAGTATGCGAGGGAGAAAGGGCTTGTACCTTACGGCATTACCTTTCATGTAGGCTCTCAGTGCAACAACTACAGAAACTGGTTTATAGCCATAAGAAAATCTGCGGAGCTTTGGGAAAAGGCAAAAAGGAGAGGCTTTAGGCTTCAGATGCTCAACATGGGTGGGGGCATACCTGTCAAGTACACTTATGAAGCCCTCAGGATAGAGGACATAGCTTATTACATAAAGGGGCTTTTACAAAAGTTCTTCCCAAACCCCCCTCACGAACTGCAGATAGAACCAGGTAGAGGGATAGTGGGCGATCAAGGCATCATGATAACAAGGATCATAGGAAAGGCTAAGAGAAATGATGAGAATTGGCTTTATGTGGATACGGGTGTCTTCAACGGTCTGGCAGAGGCTCTTGGGGGTATAAGGTATCCCTTCTATATAGACAGGGAAGGAGAGCTAAAAGAGTGGACAATAGGAGGTGTGTCGTGCGACAGTATGGATGTTATAGCCAAAATGGTAGCTCTTCCAGAGCCTGAGGTGGGTGATCACCTCTACATCCTCTCCGCAGGAGCATACACTACTGTCTACGCTTCCAACTTTAACGGTTTCCCAATGCCTAAGGTGCTGTGTTTGTAA
- the queC gene encoding 7-cyano-7-deazaguanine synthase QueC, with product MKSVLVLLSGGMDSATLLWLSKKEFDKIYAISFDYGQRHRVEIKYAKDLAKMAQVEEHFIVEVPHYSVLKGSALLDQEASIPKGEYPQEEPPITTVPMRNLTFISIAASFADTLEIDHIGIGVHALDSPYPDCRPEFITSAEAAVNASSIFVAKTKKRIHIYAPFLGMSKRDIALIGRDLGVPFEKTYSCYVGTEPPCGECAACLQRKQALSFL from the coding sequence ATGAAGAGTGTACTGGTGCTACTTTCTGGAGGAATGGACAGCGCCACTCTCTTGTGGCTTTCCAAGAAAGAGTTTGATAAGATTTATGCCATCTCCTTTGATTACGGTCAGAGGCACAGAGTGGAGATAAAGTACGCAAAGGACCTTGCAAAAATGGCGCAGGTGGAAGAACATTTTATAGTTGAGGTGCCTCATTACAGTGTCCTAAAGGGATCAGCCCTCTTAGACCAAGAGGCATCCATACCGAAGGGAGAGTATCCTCAAGAAGAGCCTCCCATCACCACAGTACCTATGAGAAACCTCACCTTTATATCTATAGCAGCTTCTTTTGCGGACACCTTAGAGATAGACCACATAGGTATAGGCGTTCATGCCCTTGATAGTCCTTACCCTGACTGCAGGCCAGAATTCATAACCTCAGCAGAAGCAGCCGTTAATGCCTCTTCCATCTTTGTGGCAAAGACCAAAAAAAGAATACACATCTACGCACCCTTTTTGGGAATGTCCAAAAGAGACATAGCCCTTATTGGTAGAGACCTGGGAGTGCCTTTTGAAAAAACTTACTCGTGCTATGTAGGAACAGAGCCTCCCTGCGGTGAGTGTGCAGCATGTCTGCAGAGAAAACAGGCACTTTCCTTCCTGTAA
- a CDS encoding ribonuclease H-like YkuK family protein: MPLIKDMEEVKEFIKSTSERTAVYVGCDSRQVREKTVFVTVVVVHIDSCRGAKIFWRTERVKRIRSLRQRLMEEVSRAVFMALEISEVIGNRPFEVHLDINPNPEHNSSVILKEAIGYVLAQGLKPVVKPRSIAATTVADYITGMASLG; the protein is encoded by the coding sequence ATGCCCTTAATAAAGGACATGGAGGAGGTCAAGGAGTTTATAAAAAGTACATCAGAGAGAACTGCTGTATATGTGGGTTGTGATTCAAGACAAGTGAGGGAAAAGACTGTTTTTGTTACCGTTGTGGTGGTACATATAGATTCGTGCAGAGGAGCAAAGATTTTCTGGCGTACAGAAAGAGTCAAAAGGATAAGATCCTTACGGCAGAGGCTGATGGAGGAAGTAAGCAGAGCGGTTTTTATGGCTCTTGAGATTTCAGAAGTTATAGGAAATAGACCCTTTGAGGTGCATTTAGACATAAATCCCAATCCTGAACACAACTCAAGCGTAATACTCAAAGAAGCTATAGGTTATGTGTTAGCTCAAGGACTAAAACCTGTTGTCAAACCCAGGTCCATTGCGGCAACTACTGTAGCTGATTACATAACTGGCATGGCCAGCTTAGGATAG
- the thpR gene encoding RNA 2',3'-cyclic phosphodiesterase: MIRAFVGFFTTKRLQEHVEKLEKQTEHFIRGKWVEPQNLHMTFQFLGDVEEEKLMDIIKNMQTIVQKYKPIHVRYKSLGVFPSLDKARVLWVGVAEGANHLKDLAREITKANRRSGIREEGKPFHPHVTLCRIKEFDRRKLRELLKQHENTNFGEDTVDRIALVKSSLSSVGPVYTILEEFYFYG; this comes from the coding sequence ATGATCAGAGCCTTCGTGGGTTTTTTTACCACAAAGAGATTGCAAGAGCATGTGGAAAAGCTTGAAAAACAGACAGAGCATTTTATAAGGGGCAAGTGGGTAGAACCGCAAAATCTTCATATGACTTTTCAATTCTTAGGTGATGTTGAGGAGGAAAAACTTATGGACATTATCAAAAATATGCAAACCATCGTACAAAAATACAAACCCATACATGTAAGGTATAAATCTTTGGGCGTATTTCCTTCCTTGGACAAGGCAAGAGTGCTTTGGGTGGGTGTTGCAGAGGGTGCTAACCATCTTAAAGACCTTGCCAGAGAGATAACTAAAGCCAACAGAAGGTCAGGCATAAGGGAGGAGGGCAAACCCTTTCATCCTCATGTTACCCTATGCAGGATAAAGGAGTTTGATCGCAGAAAGCTTAGAGAGCTTCTAAAACAGCACGAAAACACAAATTTTGGAGAGGATACTGTTGATCGTATAGCCTTGGTTAAAAGCTCGCTGAGCTCAGTAGGTCCCGTATATACTATCTTGGAGGAGTTTTACTTTTATGGATAG
- the purM gene encoding phosphoribosylformylglycinamidine cyclo-ligase, with protein MDRLTYRSAGVDVQKAEEFVDYIKDKVKHLSKSVLLWGAFSSGLEIKGYKQPVIMMSADGVGTKLKVAQHVGIHDSIGIDLVAMNVNDVITSGAEPIAFLDYIATGKIELEVLKRVMDGIIDGCKKAHVPLVGGETAEMPDFYPEGVYDLAGFCVGVCEKGQLITGEDIKEGDVLVGLPSSGFHSNGYSLIRKVLAQRGIDYKERIEEFGKSVYEILLEPTRIYAEDIRKLRGKVSIKGMAHITGGGIRGNLIRILPEGVRAVVEKSLIPRNEIFYWIKELGNIEEEEMYKTFNMGLGFVLVVGKEDVKKVRDLVKDAFVCGYIEEGKRDVLLV; from the coding sequence ATGGATAGGCTCACATATAGGTCTGCAGGTGTGGACGTGCAGAAGGCTGAAGAGTTTGTAGATTACATAAAGGATAAAGTAAAGCACCTTTCAAAAAGCGTTTTGCTGTGGGGAGCATTTTCAAGCGGTCTTGAAATAAAAGGATACAAACAGCCTGTGATTATGATGTCCGCTGACGGCGTTGGTACTAAGCTGAAGGTGGCTCAGCATGTAGGCATTCACGACAGCATAGGCATTGACCTTGTTGCCATGAATGTAAACGATGTGATAACCTCAGGCGCAGAGCCTATAGCTTTTCTTGATTACATAGCTACTGGAAAGATAGAGCTTGAAGTTCTCAAGAGGGTGATGGATGGCATAATTGATGGGTGTAAAAAAGCTCATGTGCCTTTGGTGGGGGGAGAGACGGCAGAAATGCCTGACTTTTATCCAGAAGGTGTTTATGACCTTGCCGGTTTTTGCGTAGGAGTTTGTGAAAAAGGTCAGCTTATAACCGGTGAGGACATAAAAGAAGGAGATGTTTTGGTGGGTCTTCCCTCCTCCGGTTTTCACTCCAACGGGTACTCTCTCATAAGGAAGGTGCTGGCGCAAAGGGGTATAGATTACAAGGAAAGGATAGAAGAATTTGGGAAAAGTGTATACGAGATACTTCTTGAGCCTACGCGCATATACGCTGAGGACATAAGAAAGCTCAGAGGCAAAGTTAGCATAAAGGGTATGGCACACATAACTGGCGGAGGCATAAGGGGGAATCTTATAAGAATTCTGCCAGAGGGTGTAAGGGCTGTGGTGGAGAAGTCTCTAATACCAAGAAACGAGATTTTTTACTGGATAAAGGAGCTTGGCAATATAGAAGAGGAGGAGATGTATAAGACCTTCAACATGGGATTGGGCTTTGTTCTGGTGGTGGGAAAGGAAGATGTTAAAAAGGTGAGGGACCTTGTTAAGGATGCCTTTGTGTGTGGGTACATAGAGGAGGGTAAAAGAGATGTCCTGCTTGTTTAA